One genomic region from Rosa rugosa chromosome 1, drRosRugo1.1, whole genome shotgun sequence encodes:
- the LOC133724399 gene encoding N6-adenosine-methyltransferase non-catalytic subunit MTB yields the protein MDSPERSRSYVKRDVEDGSDLKSDRAGDDEEWEGSDKRKHRSSRSRKSGNGEEAGGLDGSGRRRSHGDRSESRKRSGGSSNADSDEEDYDSRKESRSKLMKKKQEESSLEKLSSWYQDGELENRQDGGDKSGSRGLIRAEENERRKLASKLAQHENSQTKSKSKEERSHDGEHEKTLDRDSKYSDRKESIREKAHGSSEQVRTSRRKWDESDGGKKAEESYHERSDSRSSKPSDPKYETSKEKTVSARNEPSESKIRGIDSSSERGTKSNNKEERKADAEKSKSKNRGEILEEDNRGSPITREDRSGKEKAEKHRQQRTPTARDAAEGRERSSNADDDASAGIKDKGAREFGNTTRSRTPERPGRRYQDSEHFETDYDRSFNLKRKELEKDGYRDDRPKGRDDNYTDRNRDREVPKENWKRRQPPSNDKDSKNGDISYDHSREWELPRHGRERGDNERPHGRSGNRKDGSRGEAVKTSSNFGISNENYDVIEIQTKPIDYGRAELGSNFSRRNEVGQQSDGKSAPIDEDWTRKSDMYGSGPPREDSKERYTDDTTSLRDQSSWKDDFDSHGVKGRGQRGSMPGRSAGGQSSSGGSQPPYGNAEPGPFNRNASQGVKGGRGGRGGRGRLTGRDGQQVTIPIPIMGSPFGPIGMPPPGPMQPLTPSMSPAPGPPMFPFSPPVWAGARGVDISMLTIPPTVPHGSSGPRFPPNMVSPTNPSMFFSQSGPGRGGPPSISGPGFNPAGPMGRGTPADKNQGGWVPHKSSGPPGKAPSRGEQNDYSQNFVDTGMRPQNFIRELELTNVVEDYPKLRELIQKKDEIVAKAASHPMYHKCDLKEFELSPEFFGTKFDVILVDPPWEEYVHRAPGVADHTEYWTFEEIMNLKIEAIADTPSFIFLWVGDGMGLEQGRQCLKKWGFRRCEDICWVKTNKTNATPGLRHDSHTLFQHSKEHCLMGIKGTVRRSTDGHIIHANIDTDVIIAEEPPYGSTQKPEDMYRIIEHFALGRRRLELFGEDHNIRAGWLTVGNGLSSSNFNAEAYLRNFADKDGKVWQGGGGRNPPPEAPHLVVTTPDIEALRPKSPMKNQQQMQHQQSTSISLTTANSSNRRPAGNSPQNPSALSMNQEASSSNPSTPAPWASSPMEGFKGREGSIMPSDDKVFDMYGYSGQANGDYIDFESNRHMNLL from the exons ATGGATTCACCCGAACGTAGTCGGAGTTATGTGAAACGAGATGTGGAGGATGGTTCTGATTTGAAGAGTGATAGGGCGGGAGATGATGAAGAGTGGGAGGGCAGTGATAAGAGGAAGCATCGTTCGAGCAGATCAAGGAAATCGGGTAATGGAGAAGAGGCGGGAGGACTAGATGgcagtggaagaagaagaagtcatgGGGATAGAAGTGAGAGCCGTAAACGATCAGGTGGTTCTAGCAATGCAGATAGTGATGAAGAAGACTATGACTCGAGAAAAGAGTCGCGTTCTAAGCTcatgaagaagaaacaagaagaGAGTAGTTTGGAGAAGTTGAGCAGCTGGTATCAGGATGGAGAATTGGAGAATAGGCAAGATGGTGGAGATAAGTCAGGGAGTAGAGGGCTGATTAGAGctgaagaaaatgaaagaaggaAACTGGCTTCAAAGCTTGCACAACACGAGAATTCCCAGACTAAAAGTAAGAGCAAAGAAGAAAGGTCTCATGATGGAGAACATGAAAAGACACTGGACAGAGATTCCAAGTATTCTGACAGGAAAGAAAGCATTCGAGAGAAGGCTCATGGATCTTCCGAACAGGTGAGGACTTCGAGAAGAAAATGGGATGAATCAGACGGTGGCAAGAAAGCAGAAGAGAGTTATCATGAAAGATCTGATTCAAGAAGCAGTAAGCCTTCTGATCCTAAGTATGAGACTTCTAAAGAGAAAACTGTGTCAGCAAGAAATGAACCAAGCGAAAGTAAAATCAGGGGAATAGATTCAAGCAGTGAAAGGGGTACTAAATCTAATAACAAGGAAGAGAGAAAAGCTGATGCGGAAAAGAGTAAGAGCAAAAACAGGGGAGAAATACTTGAAGAAGATAACAGGGGCAGTCCTATCACTCGTGAAGACAGATCAGGCAAGGAGAAAGCTGAAAAGCATAGACAGCAGAGAACTCCCACTGCTCGCGATGCTGCCGAGGGCAGGGAGAGGTCGTCTAATGCAGATGACGATGCAAGTGCAGGGATTAAAGATAAGGGTGCTAGAGAATTTGGAAATACTACCAGGTCAAGGACACCTGAGAGGCCCGGGAGGCGATATCAGGATTCAGAACACTTTGAGACGGATTATGACCGAAGTTTTAATCTCAAGCGGAAGGAACTGGAAAAAGATGGTTATAGGGACGACCGACCTAAAGGCAGAGATGATAATTATACTGACAGGAATAGGGACCGGGAAGTCCCCAAAGAGAACTGGAAAAGACGGCAACCCCCCAGTAATGACAAGGATTCCAAAAATGGGGATATTAGTTATGATCATAGCAGGGAGTGGGAGCTGCCGAGACATGGTCGTGAGAGGGGTGACAACGAAAGACCTCATGGTCGGTCTGGTAATAGGAAAGATGGAAGCCGGGGTGAAGCTGTGAAAACTTCATCAAACTTTGGAATTTCAAATGAAAATTATGATGTGATTGAGATCCAAACTAAGCCAATAGATTATGGAAGAGCAGAGTTGGGATCCAACTTTTCTAGGAGAAACGAAGTTGGTCAACAATCTGATGGAAAATCAGCACCAATTGATGAAGACTGGACAAGGAAGAGTGATATGTATGGGTCTGGACCACCTAGGGAAGATTCAAAGGAAAGATATACTGATGATACTACCTCCTTGCGAGATCAGAGTTCATGGAAGGATGACTTTGACTCCCATGGAGTGAAGGGAAGGGGACAAAGAGGTTCTATGCCTGGCCGCAGTGCTGGTGGCCAGAGTTCTAGTGGCGGTTCACAGCCTCCATATGGAAATGCAGAGCCAGGACCCTTCAATAGAAATGCTTCTCAAGGAGTGAAAGGGGGTAGAGGCGGGAGAGGAGGAAGGGGTAGGCTTACTGGAAGAGACGGCCAGCAGGTAACAATCCCAATTCCAATAATGGGATCACCATTTGGACCTATTGGAATGCCTCCGCCTGGACCCATGCAGCCACTTACCCCTAGCATGTCACCAGCTCCAGGTCCGCCAATGTTTCCATTTTCTCCACCTGTGTGGGCTGGGGCTCGAGGTGTTGACATCAGTATGTTAACCATCCCACCTACTGTTCCTCATGGATCATCCGGCCCAAGATTTCCTCCTAATATGGTGTCTCCAACTAACCCTTCCATGTTTTTTAGCCAATCTGGGCCTGGAAGAGGAGGTCCTCCGAGCATATCTGGCCCTGGTTTTAATCCTGCAGGGCCAATGGGACGAGGTACTCCTGCTGATAAAAATCAAGGTGGTTGGGTTCCTCATAAAAGTAGTGGACCTCCTGGTAAAGCTCCTTCTAGAGGAGAGCAGAACGATTACTCTCAAAATTTTGTTGATACTGGTATGCGGCCCCAGAATTTCATCAGGGAGCTAGAGCTTACAAATGTTGTGGAGGATTACCCCAAGCTTAGGGAGCTTATACAGAAAAAAGATGAGATTGTGGCAAAAGCTGCTTCTCATCCCATGTACCATAAATGTGACCTGAAAGAGTTTGAGCTGTCTCCCGAGTTCTTTGGAACCAAATTTGATGTGATTCTTGTTGATCCACCATGGGAGGAATACGTTCATCGCGCTCCTGGTGTTGCTGACCATACAGAGTATTGGACATTTGAAGAAATAATGAACCTTAAGATTGAG GCAATAGCAGACACACCTTCCTTTATTTTCCTTTGGGTGGGTGATGGCATGGGTCTTGAGCAAGGCCGTCAATGTCTGAAAAAG TGGGGATTTCGTAGGTGTGAAGATATATGTTGGGTGAAGACGAACAAAACTAATGCAACTCCTGGTTTGCGGCATGATTCTCACACATTGTTTCAGCACTCAAAG GAACATTGCTTGATGGGAATAAAAGGCACCGTTCGTCGCAGCACTGATGGCCATATAATCCATGCCAACATTGATACCGATGTAATAATAGCTGAGGAACCCCCATATG GTTCAACCCAGAAGCCTGAGGACATGTACAGGATAATTGAGCATTTTGCCCTTGGTCGCAGGAGGCTTGAGCTCTTTGGTGAAGACCACAATATTCGGGCTGGTTGGCTGACTGTTGGTAATGGATTATCCTCATCAAACTTTAATGCCGAG GCTTATCTCCGGAACTTTGCTGACAAGGATGGGAAAGTTTGGCAAGGAGGGGGTGGACGAAATCCACCTCCAGAGGCACCTCATCTGGTTGTAACAACCCCTGATATAGAAGCCCTTCGGCCCAAGTCACCAATGAAAAACCAGCAACAGATGCAGCACCAGCAATCAACATCTATTTCTCTGACAACAGCAAATTCCTCCAACAGAAGGCCTGCTGGAAACTCACCCCAAAATCCAAGCGCTTTAAGTATGAACCAAGAAGCTTCAAGTTCCAATCCCTCAACTCCAGCTCCTTGGGCTTCCTCGCCAATGGAGGGTTTTAAAGGGAGAGAAGGCAGCATTATGCCTTCAGATGATAAGGTTTTTGATATGTATGGTTACAGCGGACAGGCAAATGGTGACTATATAGATTTTGAGTCTAACAGACACATGAATTTGTTGTAA
- the LOC133724398 gene encoding 4-alpha-glucanotransferase, chloroplastic/amyloplastic — protein sequence MAVAISLSLLPSTLSPKLSSSNSSILFSSAQFHPSRTRIPLFRMKHAAVLTSSAYAVGEDLPLDYGEVFPQPDPTDRRRAGVFLHPTSFKGPYGIGDLGEEAFRFIDWLHDAGFSLWQVLPLVPPGRKANEEGSPYSGQDANCGNTLLISLDELVKDGLLTKEELPNPVDAERVNYAAVADMKDPLITKAAERLIMSEGDLKRQLEDFRRHPDISCWLEDAAFFAAIDSSLDAFSWYEWPEPLKDRHLAALEDIYQSKEHFINVFIAEQFLFQRQWQRVRKYAQLKGISIMGDMPIYVGYHSADVWANRKHFMLNRKGYPLLVSGVPPDAFSETGQLWGSPLYDWKVMEKDGFSWWIRRIRRAQNIYDEFRIDHFRGLAGFWAVPSEAKVAMVGKWKAGPGKSFFDAIFRAVGKTNIIAEDLGVITEDVIQLRKSIGAPGMAVLQFGFGSDAANPHLPHNHERNQVVYTGTHDNDTIRGWWDVLPQEEKSNVLKYLSINEEEGISWAMIKVALSSVAQTAIMPMQDILRLGSSARMNIPATQFGNWGWRMPSSVSFDSLETEALQLKDILSMYGRV from the exons atggCCGTTGCTATTTCTCTCTCACTCCTCCCCTCCACTCTCTCTCCCAAGCTCTCCTCCTCCAACTCCTCAATCCTCTTCTCCTCCGCTCAATTCCATCCCAGTAGGACCAGAATCCCACTCTTCCGAATGAAACACGCCGCCGTTTTGACCTCCTCCGCTTACGCTGTCGGCGAGGACTTGCCTCTCGACTACGGCGAGGTCTTCCCCCAGCCGGATCCGACCGACCGCAGAAGAGCCGGCGTCTTCCTCCATCCGACGTCGTTTAAGGGACCTTACGGCATTGGCGATCTCGGAGAGGAGGCCTTTCGCTTCATCGACTGGCTTCACGACGCCGGATTCTCGCTCTGGCAGGTCCTCCCGCTCGTTCCTCCCGGCCGGAAGGCCAATGAGGAAGGATCACCGTACTCCGGACAG gatGCGAATTGCGGAAACACTTTGTTGATATCTCTTGATGAGCTTGTGAAGGATGGATTGTTGACAAAGGAAGAGCTTCCGAATCCAGT TGATGCGGAGCGTGTGAATTACGCAGCCGTTGCTGACATGAAAGATCCTTTGATAACTAAG GCTGCAGAGAGGCTTATTATGAGTGAAGGTGATCTTAAAAGGCAGCTTGAAGATTTCCGCAGACACCCTGATATATCAT GCTGGCTTGAAGATGCAGCTTTTTTTGCTGCAATTGACAGCAGTTTAGATGCTTTTAGCTGGTACGAGTGGCCTGAACCCTTGAAAGATCGTCATCTTGCAGCCTTAGAAGACATTTATCAGAGCAAAGAGCATTTT ATAAATGTATTCATCGCCGAACAATTTTTGTTCCAAAGGCAGTGGCAGAGAGTTCGCAAGTATGCACAGTTAAAGGGGATCAGTATCATGGGAGACATGCCCATTTATGTAGGATATCATAGTGCAGATGTTTGGGCCAATAGAAAACATTTTATGCTG AACAGAAAAGGTTATCCTCTTCTAGTTAGTGGTGTTCCCCCTGATGCCTTCAGTGAAACTGGTCAGCTATGGGGCAG CCCCCTATATGATTGGAAAGTGATGGAGAAAGATGGATTTTCATGGTGGATACGCCGCATACGAAGAGCACAAAACATATATGATGAATTCAGAATAGACCACTTCAGAGGGCTTGCCGGCTTCTGGGCTGTTCCTTCCG AAGCAAAAGTTGCAATGGTTGGAAAATGGAAG GCAGGACctggaaaatccttttttgATGCCATATTCAGAGCAGTTGGGAAGACCAACATAATAGCTGAAGATTTG GGTGTCATCACTGAGGACGTAATTCAGCTCAGGAAGTCCATTGGGGCACCTGGAATGGCCGTACTTCAATTTG GTTTTGGAAGTGATGCTGCTAATCCTCATTTACCTCATAATCATGAGCGCAATCAAGTTGTTTACACTGGAACTCATGATAATGACACG ATTCGAGGTTGGTGGGATGTTTTACCCCAAGAAGAGAAGTCCAAT GTTCTGAAATATCTTTCAATTAATGAAGAAGAAGGTATCTCATGGGCAATGATAAAGGTTGCGTTATCTTCTGTCGCCCAAACTGCAATCATGCCTATGCAAGATATTCTTAGGTTAGGAAGTTCTGCCAGGATGAATATTCCTGCAACACAG TTTGGAAATTGGGGTTGGAGGATGCCTAGTTCTGTGAGCTTTGATAGCTTGGAGACAGAAGCTTTGCAACTGAAGGACATACTGTCGATGTATGGGCGCGTGTAG
- the LOC133709059 gene encoding stress enhanced protein 2, chloroplastic, which yields MATAARGIRCELRRFQTPAVRSGGDQPLPPAQVPVPKLTKNAKIVLQPRLCTLRSYGSDLVSVMKTSKDGRAVGDEAMSFFATLSDYIDSSKKSQDFEIVSGRLAMVVFAATVTMEVVTGNSLFGKVGKEGIAEAAGVGLAAVTCAVVAAWISSARTRVGRIFTLGCNSFIDSLIDQIVDGLFYETEITDWSDDV from the exons ATGGCCACGGCGGCGCGCGGGATTCGCTGCGAGCTGAGGAGGTTCCAGACTCCGGCGGTTCGCAGCGGAGGAGATCAGCCTCTCCCTCCGGCTCAGGTTCCAGTTCCGAAACTGACGAAGAACGCAAAGATCGTGCTTCAGCCTCGGCTATGCACTCTGAGATCGTATGGCTCGGATCTCGTCAGTGTAATGAAAACAAGCAAAGATGGTAGAGCTGTAGGCGATGAAGCGATGTCGTTTTTCGCAACTCTGTCGGACTACATCGACAGCTCCAAAAAGAGCCAGGATTTCGAGATCGTCTCCGGTCGTCTGGCTATG GTGGTGTTTGCGGCGACGGTGACGATGGAGGTGGTGACCGGGAACTCGTTGTTCGGGAAAGTAGGGAAGGAAGGGATAGCGGAAGCGGCGGGGGTTGGTTTGGCTGCGGTGACCTGTGCTGTGGTTGCTGCTTGGATATCCAGTGCTCGAACCCGAGTGGGTCGGATCTTCACTCTGGGATGTAACTCGTTTATAGATTCGCTGATTGATCAGATCGTCGACGGCTTGTTCTACGAGACCGAGATTACTGATTGGTCTGACGACGTCTGA
- the LOC133708970 gene encoding protein MIZU-KUSSEI 1, with protein MGEPTKSVSEEQDRPSASSSTQTTNVPPAPPLPNPSTHSSLLQPSIKKKNKTKVFRVFRSVIRSFPIITPTACKMPSLPGGKLDSNRTVTSGVRVSGTLFGYRKGRVSLSIQESSKTLPSFIVELAMQTNVLQKEMSSGMVRIALECEKRGEKDKTKLMDEPVWTMFCNGKKTGYAVKREATEEDLNVMELLKAVTMGAGVLPGKSDVEGPDGEMAYMRALFERVVGSKDSETLYMLSPEGNNGPELSIFFVRI; from the coding sequence ATGGGGGAGCCAACAAAATCTGTATCAGAAGAACAGGACCGTCCGTCAGCATCCTCCTCCACCCAGACAACCAACGTACCACCGGCGCCGCCACTTCCCAATCCCAGCACACACTCGAGCCTCCTCCAGCCCTccattaaaaagaaaaacaaaaccaaagtcTTCCGCGTCTTCAGATCCGTCATCCGATCCTTTCCCATCATCACACCCACAGCATGCAAAATGCCGTCCCTCCCCGGCGGCAAGCTCGATTCCAACCGCACCGTTACTTCCGGTGTCAGAGTCAGCGGCACGCTGTTCGGGTACCGGAAGGGCCGGGTGAGCCTGTCAATACAGGAAAGCTCTAAGACTCTCCCCAGCTTCATTGTCGAGCTAGCCATGCAAACCAACGTGCTGCAGAAGGAGATGAGCTCAGGGATGGTGAGGATCGCTCTCGAGTGCGAGAAGAGAGGTGAAAAAGACAAGACGAAGCTCATGGACGAGCCTGTCTGGACTATGTTTTGCAATGGGAAGAAGACGGGTTATGCGGTTAAGAGGGAGGCCACGGAGGAGGACTTGAATGTCATGGAGCTGCTCAAGGCTGTGACTATGGGAGCGGGCGTGTTGCCCGGGAAGTCAGACGTTGAGGGCCCGGATGGCGAGATGGCGTACATGCGGGCCCTCTTCGAGCGGGTtgtaggttcgaaggattccgaAACGTTGTATATGTTGAGCCCGGAAGGGAATAATGGGCCTGAGCTCAGTATTTTCTTTGTAAGGATTTGA